Proteins encoded by one window of Arabidopsis thaliana chromosome 2, partial sequence:
- a CDS encoding Major facilitator superfamily protein (Major facilitator superfamily protein; FUNCTIONS IN: tetracycline transporter activity; INVOLVED IN: response to antibiotic, tetracycline transport, transmembrane transport; LOCATED IN: endomembrane system, integral to membrane; EXPRESSED IN: 6 plant structures; EXPRESSED DURING: L mature pollen stage, 4 anthesis; CONTAINS InterPro DOMAIN/s: Tetracycline resistance protein, TetA (InterPro:IPR001958), Major facilitator superfamily MFS-1 (InterPro:IPR011701), Major facilitator superfamily, general substrate transporter (InterPro:IPR016196); BEST Arabidopsis thaliana protein match is: Major facilitator superfamily protein (TAIR:AT2G16970.1); Has 35333 Blast hits to 34131 proteins in 2444 species: Archae - 798; Bacteria - 22429; Metazoa - 974; Fungi - 991; Plants - 531; Viruses - 0; Other Eukaryotes - 9610 (source: NCBI BLink).) translates to MYSSEFEVKFRRGREMEVFRLGELRHLLVTVFLSGLAEYLIRPVMTDVTVAAVCSGLDDSCSLAVYLTGVQQVTVGMGTMVMMPVIGNLSDRYGIKAMLTLPMCLSVLPPAILGYRRDTNFFYAFYVIKTLFDMVCQGTIDCLANAYVAKNVHGTKRISMFGILAGVSSISGVCASLSARFLSIASTFQVAAISLFIGLVYMRVFLKERLQDADDDDEADSGGCRSHQEVHNGGDLKMLTEPILRDAPTKTHVFNSKYSSWKDMVSLINNSTILIQALVVTFFATFSESGRGSALMYFLKARFGFNKNDFAELFLLVTIIGSISQLFILPTLSSTIGERKVLSTGLLMEFFNATCLSVAWSPWVPYAMTMLVPGAMFVMPSVCGIASRQVGSSEQGKVQGCISGVRAFAQVVAPFVYSPLTGK, encoded by the exons ATGTATAGTTCAGAATTTGAAGTGAAGTttaggagaggaagagagatggaGGTATTTAGACTTGGAGAGCTGAGACACCTACTGGTGACGGTTTTCTTGTCGGGGCTCGCCGAATACTTGATAAGGCCAGTGATGACTGACGTCACCGTAGCCGCGGTTTGCTCCGGCCTAGACGATTCATGTTCTTTGGCCGTCTATCTCACCGGAGTACAACAAGTG acgGTAGGAATGGGGACAATGGTAATGATGCCAGTGATCGGCAATCTATCGGACAGATATGGAATCAAAGCAATGCTCACTCTTCCCATGTGCCTCTCTGTTCTTCCTCCag CAATATTAGGGTACAGAAGGGATACCAATTTCTTTTACGCATTTTATGTAATCAAGACCCTATTCGATATGGTCTGCCAAGGCACCATTGACTGTCTCGCTAACGCTTATGTG GCAAAAAATGTTCATGGCACAAAAAGAATATCAATGTTCGGAATTTTAGCAGGTGTCAGCTCGATTTCCGGAGTTTGTGCATCACTATCAGCTCGTTTTTTATCCATAGCTTCGACTTTTCAG GTTGCAGCTATATCATTATTCATTGGCCTGGTGTATATGAGGGTTTTCCTAAAAGAGAGGTTACaagatgctgatgatgatgatgaagctgaTAGTGGTGGTTGTAGAAGTCATCAAGAGGTTCATAATGGTGGTGATCTAAAGATGTTAACTGAGCCGATACTAAGAGATGCACCAACAAAGACACATGTCTTCAACAGTAAGTATTCGTCTTGGAAAGATATGGTCAGCTTGATAAATAATAG CACTATACTCATTCAAGCATTGGTTGTTACATTCTTTGCTACCTTCTCGGAAAGTGGAAGGGGGTCTGCTCTCATG TATTTTCTGAAAGCTCGTTTTGGGTTCAACAAAAATGACTTTGCTGAGCTATTCTTGTTGGTTACCATCATTGGCTCCATCTCCCAG CTATTTATATTGCCGACTTTAAGTTCTACCATTGGAGAACGTAAGGTGTTATCAACGGGGCTTCTTATGGAATTCTTCAAc GCGACTTGTCTTAGTGTTGCATGGTCACCATGG GTTCCTTATGCCATGACCATGCTTGTACCCGGAGCCATGTTTGTGATGCCATCT GTTTGTGGTATTGCGTCAAGACAAGTTGGATCCAGTGAACAG GGGAAGGTCCAAGGATGTATATCCGGGGTAAGGGCTTTTGCTCAAGTTGTGGCTCCATTTGTATATAGTCCATTGACAGGTAAGTGA
- a CDS encoding Major facilitator superfamily protein, with protein MYSSEFEVKFRRGREMEVFRLGELRHLLVTVFLSGLAEYLIRPVMTDVTVAAVCSGLDDSCSLAVYLTGVQQVTVGMGTMVMMPVIGNLSDRYGIKAMLTLPMCLSVLPPAILGYRRDTNFFYAFYVIKTLFDMVCQGTIDCLANAYVAKNVHGTKRISMFGILAGVSSISGVCASLSARFLSIASTFQVAAISLFIGLVYMRVFLKERLQDADDDDEADSGGCRSHQEVHNGGDLKMLTEPILRDAPTKTHVFNSKYSSWKDMVSLINNSTILIQALVVTFFATFSESGRGSALMYFLKARFGFNKNDFAELFLLVTIIGSISQLFILPTLSSTIGERKVLSTGLLMEFFNATCLSVAWSPWVPYAMTMLVPGAMFVMPSVCGIASRQVGSSEQGKVQGCISGVRAFAQVVAPFVYSPLTALFLSENAPFYFPGFSILCIAISLVFFTSTTISSVITIICLLLIMHDIMTLLYMHR; from the exons ATGTATAGTTCAGAATTTGAAGTGAAGTttaggagaggaagagagatggaGGTATTTAGACTTGGAGAGCTGAGACACCTACTGGTGACGGTTTTCTTGTCGGGGCTCGCCGAATACTTGATAAGGCCAGTGATGACTGACGTCACCGTAGCCGCGGTTTGCTCCGGCCTAGACGATTCATGTTCTTTGGCCGTCTATCTCACCGGAGTACAACAAGTG acgGTAGGAATGGGGACAATGGTAATGATGCCAGTGATCGGCAATCTATCGGACAGATATGGAATCAAAGCAATGCTCACTCTTCCCATGTGCCTCTCTGTTCTTCCTCCag CAATATTAGGGTACAGAAGGGATACCAATTTCTTTTACGCATTTTATGTAATCAAGACCCTATTCGATATGGTCTGCCAAGGCACCATTGACTGTCTCGCTAACGCTTATGTG GCAAAAAATGTTCATGGCACAAAAAGAATATCAATGTTCGGAATTTTAGCAGGTGTCAGCTCGATTTCCGGAGTTTGTGCATCACTATCAGCTCGTTTTTTATCCATAGCTTCGACTTTTCAG GTTGCAGCTATATCATTATTCATTGGCCTGGTGTATATGAGGGTTTTCCTAAAAGAGAGGTTACaagatgctgatgatgatgatgaagctgaTAGTGGTGGTTGTAGAAGTCATCAAGAGGTTCATAATGGTGGTGATCTAAAGATGTTAACTGAGCCGATACTAAGAGATGCACCAACAAAGACACATGTCTTCAACAGTAAGTATTCGTCTTGGAAAGATATGGTCAGCTTGATAAATAATAG CACTATACTCATTCAAGCATTGGTTGTTACATTCTTTGCTACCTTCTCGGAAAGTGGAAGGGGGTCTGCTCTCATG TATTTTCTGAAAGCTCGTTTTGGGTTCAACAAAAATGACTTTGCTGAGCTATTCTTGTTGGTTACCATCATTGGCTCCATCTCCCAG CTATTTATATTGCCGACTTTAAGTTCTACCATTGGAGAACGTAAGGTGTTATCAACGGGGCTTCTTATGGAATTCTTCAAc GCGACTTGTCTTAGTGTTGCATGGTCACCATGG GTTCCTTATGCCATGACCATGCTTGTACCCGGAGCCATGTTTGTGATGCCATCT GTTTGTGGTATTGCGTCAAGACAAGTTGGATCCAGTGAACAG GGGAAGGTCCAAGGATGTATATCCGGGGTAAGGGCTTTTGCTCAAGTTGTGGCTCCATTTGTATATAGTCCATTGACAG CTCTATTTCTCTCCGAAAATGCACCATTCTATTTCCCTGGATTCAGCATTCTATGCATCGCCATCTCTTTGGTATTCTTTACATCTACAACCATATCATCAGTTATCacaattatatgtttattattaataatgcATGACATAATGACATTGCTTTACATGCACAGATGA
- a CDS encoding Major facilitator superfamily protein — MYSSEFEVKFRRGREMEVFRLGELRHLLVTVFLSGLAEYLIRPVMTDVTVAAVCSGLDDSCSLAVYLTGVQQVTVGMGTMVMMPVIGNLSDRYGIKAMLTLPMCLSVLPPAILGYRRDTNFFYAFYVIKTLFDMVCQGTIDCLANAYVAKNVHGTKRISMFGILAGVSSISGVCASLSARFLSIASTFQVAAISLFIGLVYMRVFLKERLQDADDDDEADSGGCRSHQEVHNGGDLKMLTEPILRDAPTKTHVFNSKYSSWKDMVSLINNSTILIQALVVTFFATFSESGRGSALMYFLKARFGFNKNDFAELFLLVTIIGSISQLFILPTLSSTIGERKVLSTGLLMEFFNATCLSVAWSPWVPYAMTMLVPGAMFVMPSVCGIASRQVGSSEQGKVQGCISGVRAFAQVVAPFVYSPLTALFLSENAPFYFPGFSILCIAISLMIGFLQSLLIKDHPSLPLVNITINNPSKAEA, encoded by the exons ATGTATAGTTCAGAATTTGAAGTGAAGTttaggagaggaagagagatggaGGTATTTAGACTTGGAGAGCTGAGACACCTACTGGTGACGGTTTTCTTGTCGGGGCTCGCCGAATACTTGATAAGGCCAGTGATGACTGACGTCACCGTAGCCGCGGTTTGCTCCGGCCTAGACGATTCATGTTCTTTGGCCGTCTATCTCACCGGAGTACAACAAGTG acgGTAGGAATGGGGACAATGGTAATGATGCCAGTGATCGGCAATCTATCGGACAGATATGGAATCAAAGCAATGCTCACTCTTCCCATGTGCCTCTCTGTTCTTCCTCCag CAATATTAGGGTACAGAAGGGATACCAATTTCTTTTACGCATTTTATGTAATCAAGACCCTATTCGATATGGTCTGCCAAGGCACCATTGACTGTCTCGCTAACGCTTATGTG GCAAAAAATGTTCATGGCACAAAAAGAATATCAATGTTCGGAATTTTAGCAGGTGTCAGCTCGATTTCCGGAGTTTGTGCATCACTATCAGCTCGTTTTTTATCCATAGCTTCGACTTTTCAG GTTGCAGCTATATCATTATTCATTGGCCTGGTGTATATGAGGGTTTTCCTAAAAGAGAGGTTACaagatgctgatgatgatgatgaagctgaTAGTGGTGGTTGTAGAAGTCATCAAGAGGTTCATAATGGTGGTGATCTAAAGATGTTAACTGAGCCGATACTAAGAGATGCACCAACAAAGACACATGTCTTCAACAGTAAGTATTCGTCTTGGAAAGATATGGTCAGCTTGATAAATAATAG CACTATACTCATTCAAGCATTGGTTGTTACATTCTTTGCTACCTTCTCGGAAAGTGGAAGGGGGTCTGCTCTCATG TATTTTCTGAAAGCTCGTTTTGGGTTCAACAAAAATGACTTTGCTGAGCTATTCTTGTTGGTTACCATCATTGGCTCCATCTCCCAG CTATTTATATTGCCGACTTTAAGTTCTACCATTGGAGAACGTAAGGTGTTATCAACGGGGCTTCTTATGGAATTCTTCAAc GCGACTTGTCTTAGTGTTGCATGGTCACCATGG GTTCCTTATGCCATGACCATGCTTGTACCCGGAGCCATGTTTGTGATGCCATCT GTTTGTGGTATTGCGTCAAGACAAGTTGGATCCAGTGAACAG GGGAAGGTCCAAGGATGTATATCCGGGGTAAGGGCTTTTGCTCAAGTTGTGGCTCCATTTGTATATAGTCCATTGACAG CTCTATTTCTCTCCGAAAATGCACCATTCTATTTCCCTGGATTCAGCATTCTATGCATCGCCATCTCTTTG ATGATCGGATTCCTTCAGAGTCTTCTGATAAAAGATCATCCTTCTTTGCCCTTAGTGAACATAACAATCAACAACCCTTCAAAAGCGGAAGCTTGA
- a CDS encoding Major facilitator superfamily protein produces MYSSEFEVKFRRGREMEVFRLGELRHLLVTVFLSGLAEYLIRPVMTDVTVAAVCSGLDDSCSLAVYLTGVQQVTVGMGTMVMMPVIGNLSDRYGIKAMLTLPMCLSVLPPAILGYRRDTNFFYAFYVIKTLFDMVCQGTIDCLANAYVAKNVHGTKRISMFGILAGVSSISGVCASLSARFLSIASTFQVAAISLFIGLVYMRVFLKERLQDADDDDEADSGGCRSHQEVHNGGDLKMLTEPILRDAPTKTHVFNSKYSSWKDMVSLINNSTILIQALVVTFFATFSESGRGSALMYFLKARFGFNKNDFAELFLLVTIIGSISQLFILPTLSSTIGERKVLSTGLLMEFFNVNIYIFGCFNHDTYFCRGKNFFYVLVMQATCLSVAWSPWVPYAMTMLVPGAMFVMPSVCGIASRQVGSSEQGKVQGCISGVRAFAQVVAPFVYSPLTGK; encoded by the exons ATGTATAGTTCAGAATTTGAAGTGAAGTttaggagaggaagagagatggaGGTATTTAGACTTGGAGAGCTGAGACACCTACTGGTGACGGTTTTCTTGTCGGGGCTCGCCGAATACTTGATAAGGCCAGTGATGACTGACGTCACCGTAGCCGCGGTTTGCTCCGGCCTAGACGATTCATGTTCTTTGGCCGTCTATCTCACCGGAGTACAACAAGTG acgGTAGGAATGGGGACAATGGTAATGATGCCAGTGATCGGCAATCTATCGGACAGATATGGAATCAAAGCAATGCTCACTCTTCCCATGTGCCTCTCTGTTCTTCCTCCag CAATATTAGGGTACAGAAGGGATACCAATTTCTTTTACGCATTTTATGTAATCAAGACCCTATTCGATATGGTCTGCCAAGGCACCATTGACTGTCTCGCTAACGCTTATGTG GCAAAAAATGTTCATGGCACAAAAAGAATATCAATGTTCGGAATTTTAGCAGGTGTCAGCTCGATTTCCGGAGTTTGTGCATCACTATCAGCTCGTTTTTTATCCATAGCTTCGACTTTTCAG GTTGCAGCTATATCATTATTCATTGGCCTGGTGTATATGAGGGTTTTCCTAAAAGAGAGGTTACaagatgctgatgatgatgatgaagctgaTAGTGGTGGTTGTAGAAGTCATCAAGAGGTTCATAATGGTGGTGATCTAAAGATGTTAACTGAGCCGATACTAAGAGATGCACCAACAAAGACACATGTCTTCAACAGTAAGTATTCGTCTTGGAAAGATATGGTCAGCTTGATAAATAATAG CACTATACTCATTCAAGCATTGGTTGTTACATTCTTTGCTACCTTCTCGGAAAGTGGAAGGGGGTCTGCTCTCATG TATTTTCTGAAAGCTCGTTTTGGGTTCAACAAAAATGACTTTGCTGAGCTATTCTTGTTGGTTACCATCATTGGCTCCATCTCCCAG CTATTTATATTGCCGACTTTAAGTTCTACCATTGGAGAACGTAAGGTGTTATCAACGGGGCTTCTTATGGAATTCTTCAAcgtaaacatatatatttttggttgttttaatcatgatacatatttttgtagaggtaagaattttttttatgtgctTGTAATGCAGGCGACTTGTCTTAGTGTTGCATGGTCACCATGG GTTCCTTATGCCATGACCATGCTTGTACCCGGAGCCATGTTTGTGATGCCATCT GTTTGTGGTATTGCGTCAAGACAAGTTGGATCCAGTGAACAG GGGAAGGTCCAAGGATGTATATCCGGGGTAAGGGCTTTTGCTCAAGTTGTGGCTCCATTTGTATATAGTCCATTGACAGGTAAGTGA
- a CDS encoding Major facilitator superfamily protein (Major facilitator superfamily protein; FUNCTIONS IN: tetracycline transporter activity; INVOLVED IN: response to antibiotic, tetracycline transport, transmembrane transport; LOCATED IN: endomembrane system, integral to membrane; EXPRESSED IN: 6 plant structures; EXPRESSED DURING: L mature pollen stage, 4 anthesis; CONTAINS InterPro DOMAIN/s: Tetracycline resistance protein, TetA (InterPro:IPR001958), Major facilitator superfamily MFS-1 (InterPro:IPR011701), Major facilitator superfamily, general substrate transporter (InterPro:IPR016196); BEST Arabidopsis thaliana protein match is: Major facilitator superfamily protein (TAIR:AT2G16970.1); Has 35333 Blast hits to 34131 proteins in 2444 species: Archae - 798; Bacteria - 22429; Metazoa - 974; Fungi - 991; Plants - 531; Viruses - 0; Other Eukaryotes - 9610 (source: NCBI BLink).): MEVFRLGELRHLLVTVFLSGLAEYLIRPVMTDVTVAAVCSGLDDSCSLAVYLTGVQQVTVGMGTMVMMPVIGNLSDRYGIKAMLTLPMCLSVLPPAILGYRRDTNFFYAFYVIKTLFDMVCQGTIDCLANAYVAKNVHGTKRISMFGILAGVSSISGVCASLSARFLSIASTFQVAAISLFIGLVYMRVFLKERLQDADDDDEADSGGCRSHQEVHNGGDLKMLTEPILRDAPTKTHVFNSKYSSWKDMVSLINNSTILIQALVVTFFATFSESGRGSALMYFLKARFGFNKNDFAELFLLVTIIGSISQLFILPTLSSTIGERKVLSTGLLMEFFNATCLSVAWSPWVPYAMTMLVPGAMFVMPSVCGIASRQVGSSEQGKVQGCISGVRAFAQVVAPFVYSPLTALFLSENAPFYFPGFSILCIAISLMIGFLQSLLIKDHPSLPLVNITINNPSKAEA, from the exons atggaGGTATTTAGACTTGGAGAGCTGAGACACCTACTGGTGACGGTTTTCTTGTCGGGGCTCGCCGAATACTTGATAAGGCCAGTGATGACTGACGTCACCGTAGCCGCGGTTTGCTCCGGCCTAGACGATTCATGTTCTTTGGCCGTCTATCTCACCGGAGTACAACAAGTG acgGTAGGAATGGGGACAATGGTAATGATGCCAGTGATCGGCAATCTATCGGACAGATATGGAATCAAAGCAATGCTCACTCTTCCCATGTGCCTCTCTGTTCTTCCTCCag CAATATTAGGGTACAGAAGGGATACCAATTTCTTTTACGCATTTTATGTAATCAAGACCCTATTCGATATGGTCTGCCAAGGCACCATTGACTGTCTCGCTAACGCTTATGTG GCAAAAAATGTTCATGGCACAAAAAGAATATCAATGTTCGGAATTTTAGCAGGTGTCAGCTCGATTTCCGGAGTTTGTGCATCACTATCAGCTCGTTTTTTATCCATAGCTTCGACTTTTCAG GTTGCAGCTATATCATTATTCATTGGCCTGGTGTATATGAGGGTTTTCCTAAAAGAGAGGTTACaagatgctgatgatgatgatgaagctgaTAGTGGTGGTTGTAGAAGTCATCAAGAGGTTCATAATGGTGGTGATCTAAAGATGTTAACTGAGCCGATACTAAGAGATGCACCAACAAAGACACATGTCTTCAACAGTAAGTATTCGTCTTGGAAAGATATGGTCAGCTTGATAAATAATAG CACTATACTCATTCAAGCATTGGTTGTTACATTCTTTGCTACCTTCTCGGAAAGTGGAAGGGGGTCTGCTCTCATG TATTTTCTGAAAGCTCGTTTTGGGTTCAACAAAAATGACTTTGCTGAGCTATTCTTGTTGGTTACCATCATTGGCTCCATCTCCCAG CTATTTATATTGCCGACTTTAAGTTCTACCATTGGAGAACGTAAGGTGTTATCAACGGGGCTTCTTATGGAATTCTTCAAc GCGACTTGTCTTAGTGTTGCATGGTCACCATGG GTTCCTTATGCCATGACCATGCTTGTACCCGGAGCCATGTTTGTGATGCCATCT GTTTGTGGTATTGCGTCAAGACAAGTTGGATCCAGTGAACAG GGGAAGGTCCAAGGATGTATATCCGGGGTAAGGGCTTTTGCTCAAGTTGTGGCTCCATTTGTATATAGTCCATTGACAG CTCTATTTCTCTCCGAAAATGCACCATTCTATTTCCCTGGATTCAGCATTCTATGCATCGCCATCTCTTTG ATGATCGGATTCCTTCAGAGTCTTCTGATAAAAGATCATCCTTCTTTGCCCTTAGTGAACATAACAATCAACAACCCTTCAAAAGCGGAAGCTTGA
- a CDS encoding Major facilitator superfamily protein, translating to MVCQGTIDCLANAYVAKNVHGTKRISMFGILAGVSSISGVCASLSARFLSIASTFQVAAISLFIGLVYMRVFLKERLQDADDDDEADSGGCRSHQEVHNGGDLKMLTEPILRDAPTKTHVFNSKYSSWKDMVSLINNSTILIQALVVTFFATFSESGRGSALMYFLKARFGFNKNDFAELFLLVTIIGSISQLFILPTLSSTIGERKVLSTGLLMEFFNATCLSVAWSPWVPYAMTMLVPGAMFVMPSVCGIASRQVGSSEQGKVQGCISGVRAFAQVVAPFVYSPLTALFLSENAPFYFPGFSILCIAISLVFFTSTTISSVITIICLLLIMHDIMTLLYMHR from the exons ATGGTCTGCCAAGGCACCATTGACTGTCTCGCTAACGCTTATGTG GCAAAAAATGTTCATGGCACAAAAAGAATATCAATGTTCGGAATTTTAGCAGGTGTCAGCTCGATTTCCGGAGTTTGTGCATCACTATCAGCTCGTTTTTTATCCATAGCTTCGACTTTTCAG GTTGCAGCTATATCATTATTCATTGGCCTGGTGTATATGAGGGTTTTCCTAAAAGAGAGGTTACaagatgctgatgatgatgatgaagctgaTAGTGGTGGTTGTAGAAGTCATCAAGAGGTTCATAATGGTGGTGATCTAAAGATGTTAACTGAGCCGATACTAAGAGATGCACCAACAAAGACACATGTCTTCAACAGTAAGTATTCGTCTTGGAAAGATATGGTCAGCTTGATAAATAATAG CACTATACTCATTCAAGCATTGGTTGTTACATTCTTTGCTACCTTCTCGGAAAGTGGAAGGGGGTCTGCTCTCATG TATTTTCTGAAAGCTCGTTTTGGGTTCAACAAAAATGACTTTGCTGAGCTATTCTTGTTGGTTACCATCATTGGCTCCATCTCCCAG CTATTTATATTGCCGACTTTAAGTTCTACCATTGGAGAACGTAAGGTGTTATCAACGGGGCTTCTTATGGAATTCTTCAAc GCGACTTGTCTTAGTGTTGCATGGTCACCATGG GTTCCTTATGCCATGACCATGCTTGTACCCGGAGCCATGTTTGTGATGCCATCT GTTTGTGGTATTGCGTCAAGACAAGTTGGATCCAGTGAACAG GGGAAGGTCCAAGGATGTATATCCGGGGTAAGGGCTTTTGCTCAAGTTGTGGCTCCATTTGTATATAGTCCATTGACAG CTCTATTTCTCTCCGAAAATGCACCATTCTATTTCCCTGGATTCAGCATTCTATGCATCGCCATCTCTTTGGTATTCTTTACATCTACAACCATATCATCAGTTATCacaattatatgtttattattaataatgcATGACATAATGACATTGCTTTACATGCACAGATGA
- a CDS encoding Major facilitator superfamily protein encodes MEDGIGGLRHMLATVFLSAFAGFMVVPVITDVTVAAVCSGPDDSCSLAVYLTGFQQVAIGMGTMIMMPVIGNLSDRYGIKTILTLPMCLSIVPPGTVDCLAYAYVAVNIHGSTRISAFGILAGIKTIAGLFGTLVARFLPIALTFQVSAISFFVGLVYMRVFLKEKLNDDEDDDLHHGTYHQEDHDSINTTMLAEPILNDRPIKTQVFHKKYSSLKDMISLMKTSTIFFQALVVTFFSSFSDSGMESAFLYFLKARFGFDKKQFADLLLLITIVGSISQLFVLPRFASAIGECKLLSTGLFMEFINMAIVSISWAPWVPYLTTVFVPGALFVMPSVCGIASRQVGPGEQGKVQGCISGVRSFGKVVAPFVFSPLTALFLSKNAPFYFPGFSLLCISLSSLIGFFQSLLIKDVPTPPLNKAINKTSGEEV; translated from the exons ATGGAGGATGGAATTGGAGGGCTGAGACACATGTTGGCGACGGTTTTTCTTTCTGCCTTCGCCGGATTCATGGTAGTACCAGTGATTACTGATGTCACCGTCGCTGCTGTATGCTCTGGCCCTGACGACTCATGTTCTCTTGCCGTTTACCTCACTGGTTTTCAACAAGTG GCAATAGGGATGGGGACTATGATAATGATGCCAGTAATTGGGAATCTATCAGACAGATATGGGATTAAAACAATCCTCACCCTTCCCATGTGTCTCTCCATTGTTCCTCCTG GCACCGTTGACTGCCTAGCTTATGCATATGTG gcAGTAAATATTCATGGCAGTACAAGAATTTCAGCTTTTGGTATTTTAGCTGGTATCAAAACAATTGCTGGACTTTTTGGAACATTAGTTGCTCGTTTTCTTCCCATAGCTTTGACTTTTCAG GTTTCTGCTATATCATTTTTCGTTGGCCTAGTGTACATGAGAGTTTTCCTAAAAGAAAAGCTaaacgatgatgaagatgatgatcttcATCATGGTACGTATCATCAAGAGGATCATGATAGTATTAATACCACAATGTTAGCAGAGCCGATTCTGAACGATAGACCCATCAAAACACAAGTCTTTCACAAGAAGTATTCTTCATTGAAAGATATGATCAGCTTGATGAAGACTag CACCATATTCTTTCAAGCATTGGTTGTTACATTCTTCAGCAGTTTTTCAGATAGTGGAATGGAGTCTGCTTTCTTG TACTTTTTGAAAGCACGTTTTGGATTTGACAAGAAGCAGTTTGCTGATCTCTTGCTGTTGATTACCATCGTTGGGTCTATCTCTCAA TTGTTTGTACTGCCAAGATTTGCATCGGCCATTGGAGAATGCAAGCTTTTATCAACAGGGCTTTTTATGGAATTCATAAAC ATGGCCATTGTCAGCATTTCTTGGGCACCATGG GTTCCTTATCTCACCACTGTGTTTGTACCTGGAGCCTTATTTGTGATGCCATCG GTTTGTGGTATTGCCTCGAGACAAGTTGGACCTGGTGAACAG GGAAAAGTTCAAGGATGCATATCTGGAGTGAGGTCCTTTGGCAAAGTGGTGGCACCATTTGTGTTCAGTCCATTGACAG CgttgtttctttcaaaaaatgcACCGTTCTATTTCCCTGGATTCAGCCTCCTTTGCATCTCCTTGTCCTCG TTGATCGGTTTCTTTCAGAGTCTACTGATTAAAGATGTCCCTACTCCACCATTGAACAAAGCAATCAACAAAACCTCAGGCGAGGAAGTGTGA